From one Chlamydiota bacterium genomic stretch:
- a CDS encoding DUF1698 domain-containing protein, with translation MRDVWNRLLRILRANLFPLMMPRKNISSRFVTPSKVEQNAVDISSRFVTSSNAEQNAVDIFKGEWVSQLPQELNVQAGKIMLFDDARIKWVNDRLCFQDKSVLELGSLEGGHSYLMEKCGALRIVAIESNMHAYLRCLIAKELLKLKRVEFFCVDCMQYLQHLDSRFGIVIASGILYHMQKPVELLELICKTSDSLFLWTHYYDETLMQNRPTIARSFSKKDLSNYKGFSHTLYRNEYGASLDSKCFLGSNSHFSCWMSREEIVGALGHFGMNKFEFNFENEDHPNGPSFGLIAMR, from the coding sequence ATGAGAGATGTTTGGAATCGTTTATTGAGAATCTTAAGAGCGAACTTGTTCCCTTTGATGATGCCTAGAAAGAATATTTCTAGTCGCTTTGTAACTCCATCAAAAGTGGAGCAAAATGCGGTAGACATTTCTAGTCGTTTTGTAACTTCATCAAATGCAGAGCAAAATGCGGTGGATATTTTTAAAGGTGAATGGGTTTCACAATTACCTCAAGAGTTAAATGTTCAAGCAGGAAAAATCATGCTCTTTGATGATGCCAGAATTAAATGGGTGAATGATCGACTTTGTTTTCAAGATAAGAGCGTTCTTGAGTTGGGTTCGCTTGAAGGTGGGCACAGTTACCTGATGGAAAAATGCGGGGCATTGCGCATCGTGGCTATTGAATCCAATATGCACGCTTATTTAAGGTGTCTGATCGCAAAGGAATTACTGAAGTTGAAACGAGTTGAGTTTTTTTGCGTAGACTGCATGCAGTATCTGCAACATTTAGATTCAAGATTCGGAATTGTCATTGCCAGTGGCATACTCTACCACATGCAGAAGCCGGTTGAACTCTTGGAATTGATCTGTAAAACGTCAGACAGCCTATTTCTTTGGACGCATTATTACGATGAAACTCTGATGCAAAATAGGCCAACAATTGCGAGATCCTTTTCAAAGAAAGATTTATCAAATTATAAAGGATTTTCGCACACGCTTTATCGCAATGAGTATGGGGCGAGTTTGGATTCTAAATGTTTCTTAGGATCCAATTCTCACTTCAGTTGCTGGATGAGTCGAGAAGAGATTGTTGGAGCATTAGGGCATTTTGGAATGAATAAATTTGAATTTAATTTTGAGAATGAGGATCATCCAAACGGGCCTAGTTTTGGGCTTATTGCCATGAGATAG
- the amaP gene encoding alkaline shock response membrane anchor protein AmaP, whose product MASLFLFIMSLFHLSLALGLVIVLCQLSYTSQPIIWLISHYRFCLKFSWPEHYFAQTAAILFLLEVEYLAIKIRKGKKERYLTFRHPEGRVFLSIRAIETFIEKISQGFHEIKSIQPKVTRYRKAIKIILNVSLWSGSNLATVSEELQKHIKSQVQNILGIEKVIQLEVSVIEISEKKADLLEGKGFQGVVTP is encoded by the coding sequence ATGGCATCTTTATTTTTATTTATTATGTCCTTGTTTCATCTTTCACTTGCTTTAGGACTCGTCATTGTTCTCTGTCAGCTTTCCTATACTTCTCAACCGATTATTTGGTTGATCAGCCACTATCGTTTTTGCTTGAAATTTTCTTGGCCTGAGCATTATTTTGCTCAAACCGCAGCGATTCTTTTTCTTTTAGAGGTTGAATACTTGGCCATTAAGATTCGAAAAGGCAAGAAGGAGCGCTATCTAACCTTTCGTCATCCTGAAGGGAGAGTATTTCTTTCGATTCGTGCGATTGAAACCTTTATTGAAAAGATAAGTCAAGGATTTCATGAAATTAAATCGATTCAACCAAAAGTGACGCGTTATCGTAAAGCGATCAAAATCATTTTGAATGTTAGTTTATGGAGTGGGTCAAATTTAGCAACCGTTTCTGAGGAGCTTCAGAAACACATTAAATCACAAGTTCAAAATATTTTAGGAATAGAAAAAGTGATTCAACTTGAAGTCAGTGTGATTGAAATTTCTGAAAAGAAAGCGGATCTTTTAGAGGGTAAAGGGTTTCAGGGAGTCGTGACGCCTTAA
- a CDS encoding ABC transporter ATP-binding protein — protein MESILEACDLVKIYKNVWKRQKVVALDHLNLQVSRGEIFGLLGPNGSGKTTAMKAFLGLLRLNQGQVKVFNQKPNKIAIKSRIGFLPEESYLYKFLTAQESLEFYGKLAGLRSGHIRKEIPLVLQKVDLTHAKDRWVRSFSKGMLRRLGLAFILLKDPDLIFLDEPTVGLDPIGTLQVREMILDLKKRGKTIIMSSHLLGEIENVCDRVAILYQGKVLREDTLDALLEIPEKTQIVVDGTLDQEYLKKIFEELGITVDTVGRPRKTLERAFVETLRVPRP, from the coding sequence ATGGAGTCTATTCTAGAAGCTTGCGATTTAGTCAAAATTTATAAGAATGTGTGGAAACGGCAAAAGGTTGTTGCTTTGGACCATTTAAATTTACAAGTCAGTCGAGGAGAGATTTTTGGCCTTTTGGGCCCCAATGGTTCTGGAAAGACAACGGCTATGAAGGCTTTTCTGGGTCTTCTCCGGTTGAATCAGGGGCAGGTAAAGGTTTTTAATCAAAAGCCCAATAAAATAGCCATTAAATCAAGAATTGGTTTCTTGCCTGAGGAGTCCTATCTCTATAAATTTTTGACGGCTCAAGAGAGTTTAGAGTTTTATGGAAAGTTGGCAGGTCTTCGATCAGGCCATATTCGTAAGGAAATTCCTCTGGTTCTTCAGAAAGTTGATTTAACTCATGCGAAGGATCGATGGGTTCGCAGCTTCTCAAAAGGAATGTTGAGGCGGCTAGGCCTTGCCTTTATCCTTCTCAAGGATCCTGATTTGATTTTTCTAGATGAACCTACGGTGGGTCTTGATCCCATTGGAACATTACAAGTGAGGGAAATGATTCTGGATCTTAAAAAAAGAGGAAAGACCATCATCATGTCGAGCCACCTCTTGGGTGAGATTGAAAATGTTTGTGACCGGGTTGCAATTCTTTATCAAGGGAAGGTCTTGCGGGAGGACACTCTAGACGCCCTTCTTGAAATTCCAGAAAAGACTCAGATTGTGGTAGACGGAACCTTAGATCAAGAATATCTCAAAAAGATATTTGAAGAGTTAGGAATCACCGTTGATACGGTGGGACGTCCTCGAAAAACCCTCGAAAGGGCGTTTGTAGAAACCCTGCGTGTTCCTCGTCCATGA
- the ispG gene encoding (E)-4-hydroxy-3-methylbut-2-enyl-diphosphate synthase: MGQKTRKVFVRDLQIGGGAPISVQSMCATRTRDIEATLGQVRLLEGAGADLIRIAVDNMHDVECLSEIRKRTKARLVVDLQENFRLADRVAPFVDKLRYNPGHLHHLDPEISIEKKVKWLVEIAKKNRCALRVGVNCGSVAPSFLESYPGDHVTAIVESAVWHCQLLDNFSFTNYVVSLKDSDPQKVVACNKRFSERRPDLPIHLGVTEAGLLPDGIIKTRIAFEQLIPQGMGDTLRVSLTVPFEEKDEEIKAGRSILSDIAEGKFISVPDFGKGLNIISCPSCSRVENTAFVELAQEVKRITSYAKDHHITIAVMGCRVNGPGETDDADLGLWCGPASVTLKKKSATLGTYKYQEVIPRLRQELDEWVGQKAG; the protein is encoded by the coding sequence ATGGGTCAAAAAACACGTAAAGTTTTTGTGAGGGATCTTCAAATTGGAGGGGGAGCCCCTATCTCGGTTCAGAGTATGTGTGCAACCAGAACCCGAGATATTGAAGCGACTTTGGGACAAGTTCGACTTTTAGAAGGAGCGGGAGCTGATCTCATTCGAATTGCTGTGGATAACATGCACGATGTTGAATGTCTTTCCGAGATTCGCAAAAGGACAAAGGCAAGGCTGGTGGTTGATTTACAGGAAAATTTTCGTTTGGCCGATCGTGTCGCACCCTTTGTCGATAAATTAAGATATAATCCAGGTCATCTTCATCATTTAGATCCTGAAATTTCCATCGAGAAAAAAGTCAAGTGGCTGGTAGAAATTGCAAAGAAAAATCGATGTGCTCTTCGTGTAGGTGTGAATTGCGGGTCTGTGGCCCCTTCTTTTCTTGAGAGCTATCCAGGTGATCATGTTACGGCCATTGTTGAGAGTGCTGTCTGGCATTGCCAGCTTTTGGATAATTTCAGTTTTACGAATTATGTGGTGAGTCTTAAGGACTCTGATCCTCAAAAAGTGGTTGCCTGTAACAAACGTTTCTCTGAAAGAAGGCCGGATCTTCCCATTCATTTGGGAGTCACGGAGGCAGGTCTTCTTCCCGATGGAATCATTAAAACCAGAATTGCGTTTGAACAATTGATTCCCCAAGGAATGGGAGACACTTTGCGTGTGTCTCTCACGGTTCCTTTTGAGGAAAAAGATGAGGAGATTAAGGCAGGTCGAAGTATTTTAAGCGATATTGCTGAAGGAAAATTCATTTCTGTCCCGGATTTTGGAAAGGGATTAAATATTATTTCCTGCCCTTCCTGTTCCAGAGTTGAAAATACCGCTTTTGTTGAATTGGCTCAAGAGGTGAAGCGAATCACTTCGTATGCGAAGGACCATCATATTACCATTGCAGTGATGGGATGCCGTGTCAATGGTCCTGGAGAAACGGATGATGCAGATCTTGGTTTATGGTGTGGGCCTGCGAGTGTTACTTTAAAAAAGAAATCCGCCACCCTTGGGACTTACAAGTATCAAGAGGTTATTCCCAGGCTTCGGCAGGAATTGGATGAATGGGTTGGACAAAAAGCAGGGTGA
- the accB gene encoding acetyl-CoA carboxylase biotin carboxyl carrier protein, whose amino-acid sequence MNIKEIQEMIKLMQENDIVEFQLERNGFKIALKRGKAQGEVQAGFVQVPVQTQTALSKEEPKEHESFVEVTSPMVGTFYASPSPESAPYLQMNQTIQKGDVVCIIEAMKVMNEIKSEFSGVVLEVLVENGQPVEFGQPLFKLKP is encoded by the coding sequence ATGAATATTAAAGAAATTCAAGAAATGATCAAGCTGATGCAGGAAAATGATATCGTTGAGTTTCAGTTGGAACGCAACGGCTTTAAGATTGCATTAAAAAGAGGAAAAGCTCAAGGAGAGGTTCAGGCAGGTTTCGTTCAAGTTCCTGTACAAACGCAGACTGCTCTTTCCAAGGAGGAACCCAAAGAACATGAAAGTTTTGTCGAGGTGACCTCTCCCATGGTTGGAACTTTCTACGCTTCTCCTTCTCCAGAATCGGCTCCTTATCTCCAAATGAACCAGACGATTCAGAAGGGGGATGTGGTTTGTATTATTGAGGCGATGAAGGTGATGAATGAGATTAAATCCGAGTTTTCCGGTGTGGTTCTAGAAGTTTTAGTTGAGAATGGTCAACCCGTCGAATTTGGTCAACCTCTTTTTAAATTAAAGCCGTAG
- a CDS encoding 6-phosphofructokinase, with the protein MRRIGVLTGGGDCPGLNPVLRGIVRKAALEKYEVVGFLRGWAGIIEGDYKILNRDSVSGILHTGGTILNTSRTNPYKKPEDVKKVIKNFKSLELEALIAIGGDDTLGVAQKLFQQEHLSTVGIPKTIDNDLDGTDCTFGFDTAVNIAMEAIDRLHTTAASHNRVMVVELMGRNAGWIALQAGIAGGVDIILIPEIEVNIEEVCNVIRRRHKMGRNFSLVAVAEGVKLGLDLVKQSQELDAFGHEKLGGVGELLAHEIEKRTGFETRVTVLGHLQRGGTPTAFDRVLGTRFGVKAVELVKSKEFGKMVSLRGTKIVSVDLSEAVNKLKTADLDLYEVAKVFFG; encoded by the coding sequence ATGAGGCGGATTGGAGTATTAACAGGGGGTGGCGATTGTCCGGGTTTAAACCCTGTTTTAAGGGGAATTGTACGTAAGGCTGCTTTGGAAAAATATGAAGTGGTTGGTTTTTTAAGAGGCTGGGCTGGAATTATTGAAGGGGATTATAAGATTTTAAATCGTGATTCTGTTTCAGGTATTTTGCACACGGGAGGGACGATTTTGAATACCTCCCGAACCAACCCTTATAAGAAGCCGGAAGATGTAAAAAAAGTGATCAAAAATTTTAAATCTCTAGAACTTGAGGCCTTGATTGCCATTGGGGGAGATGACACGCTTGGCGTTGCCCAGAAGCTCTTTCAACAAGAACACCTTTCCACGGTAGGGATTCCCAAGACCATTGACAATGATTTGGATGGAACGGACTGCACCTTTGGTTTTGATACGGCTGTTAATATTGCGATGGAGGCGATCGACCGGCTTCATACGACGGCTGCTTCTCATAATCGTGTGATGGTGGTCGAGCTCATGGGCCGTAATGCGGGATGGATTGCCTTACAGGCTGGGATTGCGGGTGGGGTCGATATTATTTTAATTCCTGAGATTGAGGTCAATATTGAAGAAGTTTGTAATGTGATTCGCCGTCGTCATAAAATGGGTCGAAACTTTAGCCTTGTCGCTGTTGCAGAGGGAGTTAAGCTAGGCTTAGATCTAGTTAAACAAAGTCAAGAACTCGATGCTTTTGGTCATGAGAAATTAGGAGGAGTGGGGGAGTTATTGGCCCATGAGATTGAGAAGAGGACAGGTTTTGAGACTCGGGTCACTGTGCTAGGTCACTTGCAGCGCGGCGGGACTCCAACAGCTTTTGATCGTGTGTTGGGGACGCGTTTTGGAGTGAAGGCGGTTGAATTGGTTAAGAGCAAAGAATTTGGAAAAATGGTGAGTCTTAGGGGAACAAAAATTGTTTCCGTTGATTTGTCAGAAGCGGTCAACAAATTAAAAACTGCTGATTTGGATCTCTACGAAGTGGCTAAGGTTTTTTTTGGATAA
- the rfaE2 gene encoding D-glycero-beta-D-manno-heptose 1-phosphate adenylyltransferase, with product MDRPSKFFLPLALSKKFQQFKEQGQKIVFTNGCFDLLHVGHVRILNQAKRLGDVLVVALNTDSSVRKLKGKKRPLVSLKERMEILSSLEAVDYVTSFSDETPQRIIQILNPDILVKGGDYKMDQVVGARYVKDQGGKVVILPFIKGRSSSDLLRKMKAL from the coding sequence ATGGACCGTCCCTCTAAATTTTTTTTACCCTTAGCCCTCTCAAAGAAATTTCAACAATTTAAAGAACAGGGTCAAAAGATTGTTTTCACCAATGGCTGTTTTGATCTCTTACATGTGGGACATGTGCGGATTTTAAATCAGGCAAAACGATTGGGAGATGTTTTGGTTGTAGCCTTAAATACAGATTCTTCCGTCAGAAAACTAAAGGGGAAAAAGCGTCCGCTCGTCTCTCTGAAAGAGAGAATGGAAATCTTAAGCTCTTTAGAGGCTGTAGACTATGTCACTTCTTTCAGTGACGAAACCCCTCAAAGAATTATTCAAATTTTAAATCCAGATATTTTGGTTAAAGGTGGGGATTATAAGATGGATCAAGTGGTCGGTGCTCGTTATGTCAAGGACCAGGGAGGTAAAGTTGTGATCCTCCCTTTTATTAAGGGGCGTTCGAGTAGTGATTTATTGAGGAAGATGAAGGCGTTATGA
- a CDS encoding ABC transporter permease subunit: protein MMKILAIILQTIKEEWRRRTLLLLLLFPPICVYSSTVFISLTPGSEKKFMMDIGISSISFFMMFITALLSSDLFFKEERQGTVYFFLSNPVRIEGVVLGKFFGGVLFLILDLVLMGVFALGVIFLKFHVWDMNFMKALLLLLGLFVILHAWGIFAATFLTKFTHFMMMVMIYFLGHLTNYSEYFGEYANGTFATIFQVLLKWVPNFERFEARDLLVLDMNLEWAKIGHDYLYVILYSLPLIFLATFLLKRRNLS, encoded by the coding sequence ATGATGAAAATTCTAGCCATCATCTTACAAACAATCAAAGAAGAATGGAGGCGAAGAACGCTTCTACTGCTCCTTCTTTTTCCTCCCATTTGTGTTTATAGCTCAACCGTTTTTATTTCGCTCACTCCAGGTTCAGAGAAAAAATTTATGATGGACATTGGAATCAGTTCTATTTCATTTTTTATGATGTTCATTACAGCTCTTTTGAGCAGCGATCTCTTTTTTAAGGAAGAACGTCAGGGAACCGTTTATTTTTTTCTTTCGAATCCTGTTCGTATTGAAGGTGTTGTTTTAGGAAAATTTTTCGGAGGGGTTTTGTTTTTAATTTTAGATCTGGTTTTGATGGGTGTTTTCGCGTTGGGTGTGATTTTTTTGAAATTTCATGTTTGGGATATGAATTTTATGAAGGCCCTACTTTTGCTTCTAGGCCTCTTTGTGATTCTTCATGCATGGGGTATTTTTGCCGCAACGTTTCTGACAAAATTTACCCATTTTATGATGATGGTGATGATTTATTTTTTGGGACATTTAACGAATTATTCTGAATATTTTGGGGAATATGCCAATGGCACTTTCGCAACAATTTTTCAAGTTCTACTCAAATGGGTTCCAAATTTTGAACGTTTTGAAGCCAGAGACCTCCTGGTTTTAGATATGAATCTTGAATGGGCAAAAATAGGACATGATTACTTGTATGTGATTTTATATTCTCTCCCCTTAATTTTTCTAGCGACCTTTCTTTTAAAAAGAAGAAATTTATCATGA
- a CDS encoding SIS domain-containing protein, protein MLLSHLYVTQIAQMAEILIQGLRDGNKLLICGNGGSAADAQHFAAELVTRYKVDRAPIAALALTTDASILTSVGNDYHYDLVFRKQVEALGKRGDILVAISTSGRSKNVLEAVQAAQKKGLKTMGLMGGNLDSPLSKEVDIAFHVPSTETARIQESHILVIHILSELIENEFAHGPSL, encoded by the coding sequence ATGCTTTTATCTCATCTTTATGTCACTCAGATTGCCCAAATGGCCGAGATCCTCATTCAAGGTCTTCGAGACGGAAATAAGCTGTTGATTTGTGGAAATGGGGGAAGTGCTGCCGATGCCCAGCACTTTGCGGCAGAATTGGTGACACGTTATAAAGTCGATCGTGCTCCGATTGCAGCTCTAGCGCTTACGACCGATGCTTCGATTTTGACCAGTGTAGGAAATGATTATCATTATGATCTCGTTTTTAGAAAACAGGTTGAAGCCCTTGGGAAAAGGGGAGATATTTTGGTGGCTATTTCGACCAGTGGTCGCTCTAAAAATGTTTTAGAGGCTGTTCAAGCAGCCCAGAAAAAGGGGCTTAAAACAATGGGTTTAATGGGAGGAAATTTGGATTCCCCTTTATCTAAAGAGGTCGATATTGCTTTTCATGTTCCTTCCACAGAAACAGCTCGCATTCAAGAATCTCATATTTTAGTGATTCATATTCTTTCTGAACTCATCGAAAACGAATTTGCTCATGGACCGTCCCTCTAA
- the accC gene encoding acetyl-CoA carboxylase biotin carboxylase subunit: MFEKILIANRGEIALRIIRACKELGVRTVAVYSQADIHSPHVRYADEAICIGPAQSANSYLHIPSIMSAAEIADVEAIHPGYGFLAENTHFAEICQSCNIKFIGPPVESIRLMGDKIQAKSSVKHVSVPTIPGSEGAIKDRNEALQISKKMGYPVIIKAAMGGGGRGMRIAHNDVSLASAFMTAKAEAEAVFDSAEVYIEKYLESPRHVEIQIMADQHGNYVYLGERDCTIQRRYQKLIEESPSTAVSSATRAKMGKAAIRAAKGVSYQNVGTVEFLVDRHENFYFMEMNTRVQVEHPVTEMVTGIDIIKQQIKIAAGEKLPFEQKDIQNKGWAIECRINAEDPERDFMPSPGRITGLFLPGGLGVRVDTHVYHGYEIPPFYDSMIAKVIAHGKDRTEAIQIMARALDELLIEGVKTTTSFLRRILDEPRFRLGHYSTQFVEDFLKQR, translated from the coding sequence ATGTTCGAAAAAATTTTGATTGCTAATCGGGGAGAAATTGCGCTTCGCATCATCCGAGCTTGTAAAGAATTAGGGGTGCGAACGGTTGCTGTTTATTCTCAAGCGGATATCCATTCTCCCCATGTTCGATACGCGGATGAGGCTATTTGCATTGGGCCTGCCCAGAGTGCGAACAGCTATCTTCATATTCCAAGCATTATGAGTGCGGCTGAAATTGCCGATGTGGAGGCGATTCATCCTGGATATGGTTTTTTGGCTGAAAACACCCATTTTGCAGAGATTTGTCAAAGCTGCAATATCAAATTCATCGGTCCTCCGGTCGAGAGTATTCGCTTGATGGGAGATAAAATTCAAGCGAAATCCTCCGTGAAACATGTCAGTGTTCCGACCATTCCAGGAAGTGAAGGAGCTATCAAGGATAGAAATGAAGCCCTTCAGATTTCAAAAAAAATGGGTTACCCCGTCATTATTAAGGCGGCGATGGGAGGGGGAGGGCGAGGAATGCGTATTGCTCATAATGATGTGAGTCTTGCGAGTGCTTTTATGACGGCAAAAGCAGAGGCAGAGGCTGTCTTTGATAGTGCCGAAGTGTATATTGAAAAATATTTAGAAAGTCCTCGCCATGTTGAAATTCAGATCATGGCTGATCAGCATGGTAACTATGTATATTTAGGAGAGCGGGATTGTACGATTCAGCGGAGGTATCAAAAATTGATTGAGGAATCGCCTTCCACAGCTGTCAGTTCTGCGACTCGGGCAAAAATGGGAAAGGCCGCGATTCGTGCCGCCAAGGGGGTCTCCTATCAGAATGTAGGAACGGTAGAATTTCTGGTCGATCGCCATGAAAATTTTTATTTTATGGAAATGAATACACGTGTTCAGGTGGAACATCCTGTGACAGAAATGGTCACCGGAATAGATATTATTAAACAACAAATCAAAATTGCTGCAGGTGAGAAGTTGCCCTTTGAACAGAAGGATATTCAGAATAAAGGTTGGGCGATTGAATGCCGAATTAATGCAGAGGATCCCGAAAGGGACTTTATGCCCAGTCCAGGCAGGATTACAGGTCTATTTTTACCAGGTGGTTTAGGGGTTCGAGTGGACACCCATGTTTATCATGGATATGAAATTCCTCCCTTTTATGATTCTATGATTGCGAAAGTCATTGCTCATGGCAAAGATAGAACGGAGGCCATTCAAATCATGGCTCGTGCCCTGGATGAATTATTAATTGAAGGGGTTAAAACGACCACTTCTTTTTTAAGAAGAATTTTGGATGAACCTAGATTTCGTTTGGGGCATTATTCAACGCAATTTGTAGAGGATTTCTTAAAACAAAGGTAA
- the thiE gene encoding thiamine phosphate synthase, translating into MKKSIQGKDLYAILDRGYLEPDQMVDVATRLVEGGCELIQFRDKISPLSEVLRWGLKVKAILPFHVVFILNDYVELVKEMGADGVHLGQEDYGIKEARKILGNNLIIGLSTHSKEQAIFSSTQDVDYIGWGPVFKTQTKPKMTPIGLEYLPGVKEKVSHPIFAIGGIDSGNVVEVLEKGADGVAVVSAILKSSDIFKTTSHLLSKIRAFREGNQFTDLHSFKK; encoded by the coding sequence ATGAAAAAAAGTATTCAAGGAAAAGATTTATATGCCATTTTAGATCGGGGATATCTAGAGCCTGATCAAATGGTAGATGTAGCAACGAGACTGGTTGAAGGCGGGTGTGAACTTATTCAATTCAGAGATAAAATTTCCCCTCTCTCAGAGGTTCTTCGATGGGGATTAAAGGTGAAGGCCATTTTACCTTTTCATGTTGTTTTTATTTTGAATGATTATGTTGAGTTGGTGAAAGAAATGGGCGCGGATGGGGTTCATTTGGGACAGGAGGACTACGGGATTAAAGAGGCAAGAAAAATTTTAGGAAATAATTTAATCATTGGGCTTTCAACCCACTCTAAAGAACAGGCCATTTTCTCTTCAACACAAGATGTGGATTACATCGGATGGGGTCCTGTTTTTAAAACTCAAACGAAACCCAAAATGACGCCCATTGGGTTAGAGTATCTTCCTGGAGTGAAGGAAAAAGTTTCTCATCCTATTTTTGCGATTGGGGGAATTGACTCTGGAAATGTAGTGGAGGTTTTAGAAAAGGGGGCTGATGGAGTTGCGGTGGTCAGTGCAATTTTAAAAAGTTCAGATATTTTTAAGACAACCTCTCATCTTCTTTCAAAAATAAGAGCATTTCGAGAGGGCAATCAGTTTACGGATTTACATTCATTCAAAAAGTGA
- a CDS encoding bifunctional hydroxymethylpyrimidine kinase/phosphomethylpyrimidine kinase translates to MVRTIKLKKKPQSIVVVGSVAFDTVKTAYGKVDDALGGSATYFTIAARIFAPVQVVGVVGEDFSKEHLATLKNPKTDLSGLIRRPGKTFRWSGSYEDPNEAKTHDTQLNVFAEFNPELPKSYRETSYLFLANIHPTLQESVLSQVGTPHLVACDTMNHWIRSHRKELLDLYKRVTMIFLNEGEAKLLTGEKLLVKAAKKLKSLGPKWVILKKGEHGVLAFDGKEFIALPAYPVENVVDPTGAGDSFAGAFMGYLASQGNMKRLTVLNALRYATVVASFAVEDFSIRKTIKLTRSMIDKRYRKFLEMVGS, encoded by the coding sequence ATGGTGAGAACTATAAAACTGAAAAAGAAACCTCAATCAATTGTTGTCGTCGGTTCTGTTGCTTTTGATACGGTCAAAACAGCTTATGGAAAGGTGGATGATGCCTTAGGGGGATCTGCAACCTATTTTACAATTGCTGCAAGAATTTTTGCTCCTGTTCAGGTGGTCGGTGTCGTTGGAGAAGATTTTTCAAAAGAGCATCTTGCTACTTTAAAAAATCCAAAAACCGATTTAAGCGGCCTAATCAGGCGGCCGGGAAAAACCTTTCGCTGGAGCGGCTCTTATGAAGATCCGAATGAAGCTAAAACGCATGACACTCAATTAAATGTTTTTGCTGAATTTAATCCTGAGCTTCCTAAAAGTTATCGGGAAACATCTTATCTTTTTCTTGCCAATATTCATCCCACTCTTCAAGAGAGTGTCCTTTCACAGGTAGGAACGCCTCATTTGGTTGCATGTGATACCATGAATCACTGGATCCGTTCTCACCGCAAAGAATTACTTGATCTCTATAAAAGAGTGACAATGATTTTCCTTAATGAGGGCGAGGCCAAACTTTTGACAGGAGAAAAACTTTTGGTAAAAGCGGCAAAGAAATTAAAATCTCTGGGCCCCAAATGGGTGATTCTTAAAAAAGGGGAGCATGGAGTGCTTGCCTTTGATGGAAAAGAATTTATTGCCCTACCCGCTTACCCTGTAGAAAATGTTGTAGATCCAACAGGGGCAGGTGATAGTTTTGCCGGAGCGTTCATGGGCTATCTTGCAAGTCAGGGAAATATGAAGCGGTTGACTGTCTTGAATGCTTTAAGATATGCGACCGTCGTCGCCTCGTTCGCTGTTGAGGATTTTAGTATTCGAAAAACAATCAAGCTCACTCGATCTATGATTGATAAACGATATCGGAAATTTTTAGAAATGGTAGGAAGTTAG